Proteins co-encoded in one Cupriavidus taiwanensis genomic window:
- a CDS encoding PHA-granule associated protein 4, whose protein sequence is MSIVRAGSKAEALRLLSSEGVLALELDYETGWQDAVELGRLGEKRGIKVQYRGQESIAVRSREALIEGLAKPKATFRQRNLYCQFDLGTLADHELLDLEAKATRLGDYILAGHLLREVDGVWPQ, encoded by the coding sequence ATGTCAATCGTGCGAGCTGGCAGCAAGGCAGAAGCGCTCAGGCTTCTGTCCTCGGAAGGCGTGCTGGCGCTTGAGCTGGACTACGAGACCGGCTGGCAGGACGCCGTCGAACTCGGCAGGCTCGGAGAAAAGCGCGGTATCAAGGTGCAGTACCGCGGACAAGAAAGCATCGCCGTCCGTTCCCGCGAAGCCCTGATCGAAGGGCTGGCCAAACCCAAGGCCACATTCCGTCAACGCAATCTCTATTGCCAGTTCGATCTCGGCACGCTGGCGGACCATGAACTGCTCGACCTCGAAGCCAAGGCCACGCGGCTCGGGGACTATATTCTCGCCGGCCACCTGCTGCGCGAGGTGGATGGAGTGTGGCCGCAATAA
- a CDS encoding acyl-CoA dehydrogenase family protein produces MALDQESFALLRASVQRFIDERLKPAEDTLEETDDVPADIVADMKEMGLFGISIPENYGGIGLSMSQECDVVYDLGHTAFAFRSVFGTNVGIGSQGILMDGTEEQKQQYLPRIASGEMIISFALTEPNAGSDAASLQTRAELDGDHYVINGTKRFITNAPRAGAFTLMARTGGPGAAGISSFIVPADTPGISLGKPDKKMGQRGTKTCDVVLENVRVPAANIIGGVPGVGFKTAMKVLDRGRLHLSALACGMAHRLITDAVAYARERKQFGRPIGDFQLIQAMLADSQAELYAGLSMVRDCAQRYDAKPAGKSDPEVSMLASCTKMFCTEMVGRVADRAVQIHGGAGYIAEYKAERFYRDVRLLRLYEGTTQIQQMIIAKHLLRD; encoded by the coding sequence ATGGCCCTAGACCAAGAATCCTTTGCCCTGCTGCGCGCCTCGGTGCAGCGCTTCATCGACGAACGCCTGAAGCCCGCCGAAGACACGCTGGAGGAAACCGACGACGTGCCCGCCGACATCGTCGCCGACATGAAGGAGATGGGGCTGTTCGGCATCTCCATCCCCGAGAACTACGGCGGCATCGGCCTGTCGATGTCGCAGGAATGCGATGTGGTCTACGACCTCGGCCATACCGCGTTCGCTTTTCGCTCGGTCTTCGGCACCAACGTCGGCATCGGCTCGCAGGGCATCCTGATGGATGGCACCGAGGAACAGAAGCAGCAGTACCTGCCGCGCATCGCCAGCGGCGAGATGATCATCTCGTTCGCGCTGACCGAGCCCAACGCAGGTTCGGATGCGGCCTCGCTGCAGACCAGGGCGGAACTGGACGGCGACCACTACGTCATCAATGGCACCAAGCGCTTCATCACCAATGCGCCGCGCGCGGGCGCCTTTACGCTGATGGCGCGCACCGGCGGCCCGGGCGCCGCCGGCATCTCGTCGTTCATCGTGCCGGCCGACACCCCGGGCATCTCGCTGGGCAAGCCCGACAAGAAGATGGGCCAGCGCGGCACCAAGACCTGCGACGTGGTGCTGGAAAACGTGCGCGTGCCGGCCGCCAACATCATCGGCGGCGTGCCGGGCGTGGGCTTCAAGACCGCCATGAAGGTGCTGGACCGCGGCCGCCTGCACCTGTCGGCGCTGGCCTGCGGCATGGCGCACCGGCTGATCACCGATGCCGTGGCGTACGCCAGGGAGCGCAAGCAGTTCGGCCGCCCGATCGGCGACTTCCAGCTGATCCAGGCGATGCTGGCCGACAGCCAGGCCGAGCTCTACGCGGGCCTGTCGATGGTGCGCGACTGCGCCCAGCGCTATGACGCCAAGCCCGCCGGCAAGAGCGATCCGGAAGTCAGCATGCTGGCCTCCTGCACCAAGATGTTCTGTACCGAGATGGTCGGCCGCGTCGCCGACCGCGCGGTGCAGATCCATGGCGGCGCCGGCTATATCGCCGAATACAAGGCCGAACGCTTCTACCGCGATGTGCGCCTGCTGCGCCTGTACGAGGGCACCACGCAGATCCAGCAGATGATCATCGCCAAGCACCTGCTGCGCGACTGA
- a CDS encoding OPT/YSL family transporter, with protein sequence MPILPTDAAPRAAWLPSPGSWQYHLLLGAAGMLVLGPLGGVAAAYMNFSLGFFVGGQVLAGILGSVVTAGYGASGRHGANYIQTAAASVAGMGGMAVVLQAMAWLGMAQPPLWQLVLYLLCIGMFGVGVGMLYTPLLVDRMQLTFPSGLAVANILRALTDPTLLRRSVARLGGGMALGLASGLGAGRVPWLAALDLSAATFGAGMIVGARVGVAALVGGLAGWAMTPWFVDAGWLAPGEPYRKATFLVALGMIMGAAVVDLAQLLAQAWRRWRGRRQPHANAPRRGPAMGWVAAWALLWAVATVAAGVMWFGQPLAFQLIAVLLALVFALVNGISVGMVDQNPISSAFVLSVILMAAAGLRAPQVGLIAATVLLVATAEASDMQQDRSTGWRLGSDRMVQFGYQVAGIVVGALVAVAMARLFLQAYPVLALDQTSLPAEQQPARWTSAMTYKIVGVLHGLSQDRAGQYLAVAAGLVIGLATALLRRAILGHPAWQRFARSGRRGQAADFMLDAVLLPSPYASSFGGFVNLAAAAWMAAGGVLASLGAVAGARGARRQGLPRDMNTASLLGGGLIAGDALAALGIGMTGLLSVT encoded by the coding sequence ATGCCCATCCTGCCGACCGATGCCGCGCCGCGCGCGGCCTGGCTGCCATCGCCAGGCAGCTGGCAATACCACCTGCTGCTGGGCGCGGCCGGCATGCTGGTGCTGGGTCCGCTGGGCGGGGTCGCCGCGGCGTACATGAATTTCTCGCTGGGCTTCTTTGTCGGCGGGCAGGTGCTGGCGGGCATCCTGGGCTCGGTGGTGACGGCCGGCTATGGTGCGTCCGGCCGCCATGGCGCCAACTACATCCAGACCGCGGCGGCGTCGGTGGCGGGCATGGGCGGCATGGCGGTGGTGCTGCAGGCGATGGCGTGGCTGGGCATGGCCCAGCCGCCGCTGTGGCAGCTGGTGCTGTACCTGCTGTGCATCGGCATGTTCGGGGTGGGCGTGGGCATGCTGTACACGCCGCTGCTGGTGGACCGCATGCAGCTGACCTTTCCCTCGGGGCTGGCGGTGGCCAACATCCTGCGCGCGCTGACCGATCCGACGCTGTTGCGGCGCTCGGTGGCGCGGCTTGGCGGCGGCATGGCGCTGGGCCTGGCCAGCGGGCTGGGAGCCGGGCGCGTGCCGTGGCTGGCTGCGCTGGACCTGTCGGCGGCAACCTTCGGCGCGGGCATGATCGTCGGCGCGCGCGTGGGCGTTGCCGCGCTGGTGGGCGGGCTGGCGGGCTGGGCCATGACGCCGTGGTTCGTCGACGCCGGCTGGCTCGCGCCGGGCGAGCCGTACCGCAAGGCCACCTTCCTGGTGGCGCTGGGCATGATCATGGGCGCGGCCGTGGTCGACCTGGCGCAGTTGCTGGCGCAGGCCTGGCGGCGCTGGCGGGGGCGGCGCCAGCCGCACGCGAACGCGCCGCGGCGCGGGCCGGCCATGGGCTGGGTGGCGGCCTGGGCGCTGCTGTGGGCGGTGGCCACGGTGGCGGCGGGCGTGATGTGGTTCGGGCAGCCGCTGGCGTTCCAGCTGATTGCCGTGCTGCTGGCGCTGGTGTTCGCGCTGGTCAACGGCATCTCGGTCGGCATGGTCGACCAGAATCCGATTTCATCGGCGTTCGTGCTGTCGGTGATCCTGATGGCGGCCGCCGGCCTGCGCGCGCCGCAGGTCGGGCTGATCGCCGCCACGGTGCTATTGGTGGCCACGGCCGAAGCGAGCGACATGCAGCAGGACCGCTCCACCGGCTGGCGCCTGGGCAGCGACCGCATGGTGCAGTTCGGCTACCAGGTGGCGGGCATCGTGGTCGGCGCACTGGTCGCGGTGGCGATGGCGCGGCTGTTCCTGCAGGCCTATCCGGTGCTGGCGCTGGACCAGACCAGCCTGCCGGCGGAGCAGCAGCCGGCGCGCTGGACCTCGGCCATGACCTACAAGATCGTGGGGGTGCTCCATGGCCTGTCGCAGGACCGTGCCGGCCAGTACCTGGCGGTCGCGGCGGGGCTGGTAATCGGGCTGGCCACGGCGCTGCTGCGCCGCGCCATCCTCGGCCATCCCGCGTGGCAGCGCTTTGCGCGCTCCGGACGGCGCGGGCAGGCGGCGGATTTCATGCTCGATGCCGTGCTTCTGCCTTCGCCCTATGCGTCGTCGTTCGGCGGCTTCGTCAACCTGGCGGCGGCGGCATGGATGGCGGCGGGCGGTGTGCTGGCCAGCCTGGGCGCGGTGGCCGGCGCGCGCGGGGCACGCCGGCAAGGCTTGCCGCGCGACATGAACACTGCGTCGCTGCTTGGCGGGGGGCTGATTGCGGGCGATGCGCTGGCGGCGCTGGGCATCGGCATGACGGGCTTGCTGTCCGTCACGTGA
- a CDS encoding FAD-dependent oxidoreductase — MPHLHAPQLPVPPAPPPESSRPWPQRIPVLIAGGGPVGLTLAALLARQGIAALVVEADHGYCAGSRAICMARRSLEILGWAGADRATVATGLPWVGGRSYYRDTQVLHFHMSSEPGERFAPMVNIQQYYLEAFAHDAALRGAVPADVRFGARLRALRQHPGGVVAEIETGDGAVEVDAQWLVACDGGRSTVREQLGLRMEGTQYEGRYVIVDIVQQTRREVERLAWFDPPSNPGSTLLMHRQPDDVWRIDYQIRDDEDPDEAVRPENVLPRVQSHLDMIGETEPWRPLWISMYNAKCLTLQDYRHGRVLFAGDAAHLVPIFGVRGLNSGLDDAGNLAWKLAWVLRGQAGDSLLDSYSAERLHATRQNLAYGAKSTEFMAPPDFAFKLMREATLRLALSEPAVRSLINPRQSAPVAYADSPLNGPSDFGADCPRAAPGVPAPEMRVDGPHGIRHLTQCFGQRFTLLWFGHGADRSALPEPLAALAREHPQALHAYQVVTGAPAGATALADVDGQASARYGARPGTLYLIRPDGYVLARWREPSWEAVRAILVPLLQTGARHAS; from the coding sequence ATGCCACATCTCCACGCACCTCAACTGCCGGTGCCGCCCGCGCCACCACCCGAATCCTCCCGCCCCTGGCCGCAGCGCATCCCCGTGCTGATCGCCGGCGGCGGCCCGGTTGGCCTGACCCTGGCCGCGCTGCTGGCGCGCCAGGGCATCGCCGCGCTGGTGGTCGAAGCCGACCATGGTTACTGCGCCGGCAGCCGCGCGATCTGCATGGCGCGGCGCTCGCTGGAAATCCTGGGGTGGGCGGGCGCCGACCGGGCCACCGTCGCCACCGGCCTGCCCTGGGTCGGCGGGCGCAGCTACTACCGTGACACGCAAGTGCTGCACTTCCACATGTCGAGCGAGCCGGGCGAGCGCTTTGCGCCGATGGTCAATATCCAGCAGTACTACCTGGAAGCCTTCGCCCACGATGCCGCGCTGCGCGGCGCGGTGCCCGCCGACGTGCGCTTCGGTGCGCGCCTGCGGGCGCTGCGCCAGCACCCCGGCGGCGTGGTGGCCGAGATCGAGACCGGCGACGGCGCGGTGGAAGTCGATGCGCAATGGCTGGTGGCTTGCGACGGCGGCCGCAGCACGGTGCGCGAGCAGCTTGGCCTGCGCATGGAAGGCACGCAGTACGAAGGCCGCTACGTGATCGTCGATATCGTGCAGCAGACGCGGCGCGAAGTGGAGCGGCTGGCCTGGTTCGATCCGCCCTCCAATCCCGGCTCGACCCTGCTGATGCACCGGCAGCCCGACGACGTCTGGCGCATCGACTACCAGATCCGCGACGACGAAGACCCCGACGAGGCGGTCAGGCCCGAGAACGTGCTGCCGCGCGTGCAGAGCCACCTCGACATGATCGGCGAGACCGAGCCGTGGCGGCCGCTGTGGATTTCGATGTACAACGCCAAGTGCCTGACCCTGCAGGATTACCGCCATGGCCGCGTGCTGTTCGCCGGCGACGCCGCCCACCTGGTGCCGATCTTTGGCGTGCGCGGGCTCAATTCAGGACTGGACGATGCCGGCAACCTGGCGTGGAAGCTGGCCTGGGTGCTGCGGGGCCAGGCCGGCGACAGCCTGCTCGATTCCTACTCCGCCGAACGCCTGCACGCCACGCGCCAGAACCTTGCCTATGGCGCCAAGAGCACCGAGTTCATGGCGCCGCCCGACTTCGCCTTCAAGCTGATGCGCGAGGCCACGTTGCGGCTGGCGCTGTCCGAGCCGGCGGTGCGCTCGCTGATCAATCCGCGGCAGTCCGCGCCAGTTGCGTATGCCGATTCCCCGCTGAACGGTCCGAGCGACTTCGGCGCCGACTGCCCGCGCGCCGCGCCCGGCGTGCCGGCGCCCGAGATGCGCGTGGACGGCCCGCACGGCATCCGGCATCTGACGCAATGTTTCGGGCAGCGCTTCACGCTGCTCTGGTTCGGCCATGGCGCCGATCGCTCGGCGCTGCCCGAACCGCTGGCCGCGCTCGCGCGGGAACATCCACAAGCGCTGCACGCGTACCAGGTGGTCACCGGCGCCCCGGCCGGCGCCACCGCGCTGGCCGATGTCGACGGCCAGGCCAGCGCCCGCTACGGCGCCCGCCCCGGCACCCTGTACCTGATCCGTCCCGACGGCTACGTGCTGGCACGCTGGCGCGAACCGTCCTGGGAAGCCGTGCGCGCCATCCTCGTCCCCTTGCTGCAAACCGGAGCCCGCCATGCAAGCTGA
- a CDS encoding MarR family winged helix-turn-helix transcriptional regulator encodes MKPLPRLEQFLTYRLHQVNKLSDKDSAAAYLAQCGLLLSEGRCLAAIGAFAPLSVNALAQRANLTKGQASRSAQALVERGLVSKEASAADGRGVVLSLTAQGKPLYRQAIAMIARRNGEIFGCLSEAEQVLLGSLLDRLVAHAGQQDGDGPAGDTDA; translated from the coding sequence ATGAAGCCACTGCCACGCCTCGAACAGTTCCTGACCTACCGCCTGCACCAGGTCAACAAGCTCAGCGACAAGGACAGCGCCGCCGCCTACCTGGCGCAATGCGGGCTGCTGCTCAGCGAGGGCCGCTGCCTGGCGGCGATCGGCGCCTTCGCGCCGTTGTCGGTCAACGCCCTGGCGCAGCGCGCCAACCTGACCAAGGGCCAGGCCAGCCGCTCGGCGCAGGCGCTGGTGGAGCGCGGGCTGGTCAGCAAGGAAGCCAGCGCGGCCGACGGGCGCGGCGTGGTGCTGTCGCTGACCGCGCAGGGCAAGCCGCTGTACCGGCAGGCAATCGCCATGATCGCCAGGCGCAACGGCGAGATCTTCGGTTGCCTGAGCGAGGCCGAACAGGTGTTGCTGGGCAGCCTGCTCGACCGGCTGGTGGCGCACGCCGGCCAGCAGGACGGGGACGGCCCCGCCGGCGACACGGACGCCTGA
- a CDS encoding YccF domain-containing protein: MRAIGNFLWFILGGVVMGLAWWLAGLLAFISILGIPWGKACFVIGGFTFFPFGKQAISRRELTGRDDVGTGALGLVGNVLWFVFAGLWLAIGHVMAAVANFVTIIGIPFAIQHLKLAGIALAPIGQTVVSNEIADAARRDGARAQVDNLRR, translated from the coding sequence ATGCGCGCGATCGGCAACTTCCTCTGGTTCATCCTTGGCGGCGTGGTGATGGGCCTGGCCTGGTGGCTGGCGGGCCTGCTGGCCTTTATCTCGATCCTCGGCATACCCTGGGGCAAGGCCTGCTTCGTGATCGGCGGCTTCACCTTCTTTCCGTTCGGCAAGCAGGCCATCAGCCGGCGCGAACTGACCGGACGCGACGATGTCGGCACCGGTGCGCTGGGTCTGGTGGGCAACGTACTGTGGTTTGTCTTTGCCGGCTTGTGGCTGGCCATCGGCCATGTCATGGCGGCGGTGGCCAACTTCGTCACCATCATCGGCATCCCGTTTGCGATCCAGCACCTGAAGCTGGCCGGCATTGCGCTGGCGCCGATCGGGCAGACCGTGGTCAGCAACGAGATCGCCGACGCCGCCCGCCGCGACGGCGCGCGCGCGCAGGTGGACAACCTGCGCCGCTGA
- a CDS encoding sensor histidine kinase yields MRSIQRTLLGWLAAGLVAGIAIATALIYGQARQEANALFDYQMKQMAAALPSQFANPVAPPFVGAPGDLAHADEDVVIHIWDGSGRSLYLSHSHPALPARAELGFSNVTTQQGEWRLYSMQLGPAVVQIAQPMSARRALAARMALRTVAPLLLLLPLLAWLVWMAVGRGLRPLREIATEVRARDANTLAPLAVRPMPDEIAPLSAALNQLLARLSHAIDTQRAFVADAAHALRTPLTALQLQAQLVERADEGAARDEAIGKLRQGLERLTHLVTQLLTLARQEPGAAVPPHEPVELHQLAAAVVAEMAQAALDRDIDLGLDGSADAAPAVVRGDADALRILLTNLLDNALAYIPAGGRIDVAVRRGADGRGVELVVSDNGPGIPAEERARVFDRFYRVADAPTGGSGLGLAIVAEIAQSHGARVVLEDAGPGLRVRVVFRV; encoded by the coding sequence ATGCGCTCGATCCAGCGAACGCTGCTCGGTTGGCTGGCAGCCGGGCTGGTGGCCGGCATCGCCATCGCCACCGCGCTGATCTACGGGCAGGCGCGGCAGGAGGCCAACGCGCTGTTCGACTACCAGATGAAGCAGATGGCGGCGGCGCTGCCGAGCCAGTTCGCCAACCCGGTGGCGCCGCCCTTCGTCGGCGCGCCCGGCGACCTGGCCCATGCCGACGAGGACGTGGTGATCCATATCTGGGACGGCTCCGGGCGCAGCCTGTATTTGTCGCATTCGCACCCGGCACTGCCCGCGCGCGCCGAGCTGGGCTTTTCCAACGTCACCACGCAGCAGGGCGAATGGCGCCTGTACAGCATGCAGCTGGGGCCCGCCGTGGTACAGATCGCGCAGCCCATGAGCGCGCGCCGCGCGCTGGCCGCGCGCATGGCGCTGCGCACCGTGGCGCCGCTGCTGCTGTTGCTGCCGCTGCTGGCCTGGCTGGTGTGGATGGCGGTGGGCCGCGGCCTGCGGCCGCTGCGCGAGATCGCCACGGAGGTGCGCGCACGCGATGCCAACACGCTGGCGCCGCTGGCGGTGCGCCCGATGCCCGACGAAATCGCGCCGCTGAGCGCGGCGCTGAACCAGCTGCTGGCGCGGCTCTCGCATGCCATCGACACCCAGCGCGCCTTCGTCGCCGACGCCGCGCACGCGCTGCGCACGCCGCTGACGGCACTGCAGCTGCAGGCACAACTGGTCGAGCGGGCCGACGAGGGCGCCGCGCGCGACGAAGCCATCGGCAAGCTGCGCCAGGGGCTGGAGCGGCTGACCCACCTCGTCACCCAGCTGCTGACGCTGGCGCGGCAGGAACCCGGCGCGGCAGTGCCCCCGCACGAACCGGTGGAACTGCATCAGCTGGCCGCGGCCGTGGTCGCCGAAATGGCGCAAGCCGCGCTCGATCGAGACATCGACCTGGGACTGGACGGCAGCGCCGACGCCGCGCCCGCGGTGGTACGCGGCGACGCCGATGCCTTGCGCATCCTGCTTACCAACCTGCTGGACAACGCGCTCGCATACATCCCCGCGGGCGGGCGCATCGACGTGGCGGTGCGGCGCGGCGCCGACGGGCGCGGCGTGGAACTGGTGGTCAGCGACAACGGCCCGGGCATCCCCGCCGAAGAGCGTGCGCGCGTGTTCGACCGCTTCTACCGCGTGGCCGATGCACCGACCGGCGGCAGCGGGCTGGGCCTCGCCATCGTCGCCGAGATCGCGCAGTCGCACGGGGCGCGGGTGGTGCTGGAGGATGCGGGGCCCGGATTGCGGGTCAGGGTGGTGTTTCGGGTTTAG
- a CDS encoding response regulator — MRVLLVEDDAMIGESVKLALRQEGFAIDWVRDGEAGLAAASTAADGQACYDLILLDLGLPRRPGLEVLRALRARGVPTPVLVLTARDAVADRVAGLNAGADDYLVKPFDLQELAARMHALARRAAGRAEPLVSYGDIVLNPATREASCRGEPVRLSAREFALLSALMARPGKVWSVPQLQERLYGWDDEVGSNTVEVYIHALRKKFGAALIRNIRGVGYVVPRLDSDAAADGEGEGG, encoded by the coding sequence ATGCGCGTGCTGCTGGTCGAAGACGACGCCATGATCGGCGAGAGCGTCAAGCTGGCGCTGCGCCAGGAAGGCTTTGCAATCGATTGGGTGCGCGACGGCGAGGCGGGCCTGGCCGCAGCCAGCACCGCGGCCGACGGCCAGGCCTGCTACGACCTGATCCTGCTCGACCTGGGGCTGCCGCGCCGCCCCGGCCTGGAGGTGCTGCGCGCGCTGCGGGCGCGCGGCGTGCCCACGCCGGTGCTGGTCCTGACCGCGCGCGACGCCGTTGCCGACCGTGTCGCCGGGCTCAATGCCGGCGCCGATGATTACCTGGTCAAGCCCTTCGACCTGCAGGAGCTGGCCGCGCGCATGCATGCGCTGGCACGCCGCGCCGCCGGGCGCGCGGAACCGCTGGTCAGCTATGGCGACATCGTGCTCAATCCCGCCACGCGCGAAGCCAGCTGCCGCGGCGAACCGGTGCGGCTGTCGGCGCGCGAGTTCGCGCTGCTGTCGGCGCTGATGGCGCGCCCGGGCAAGGTGTGGTCGGTGCCGCAGCTGCAGGAGCGGCTCTATGGCTGGGACGACGAGGTCGGCAGCAATACCGTCGAGGTCTACATCCACGCGCTGCGCAAGAAGTTCGGCGCGGCGCTGATCCGCAATATCCGCGGCGTGGGTTATGTGGTGCCGCGCCTGGATAGCGACGCGGCGGCGGACGGCGAGGGGGAGGGCGGCTGA
- the glk gene encoding glucokinase, which produces MATTASFSADFPRLLGDVGGTNVRFALETAPMRIGRVTALKVADFPSLEAALRQYLDGLAGAGQPLPRHAAIGLANPVTGDQVRLTNHNWTFSIDGMRRALGLRTLVAINDFTALALALPHLAADGLAQVRAGTAVRTAPLALVGPGTGLGVSGLVPAPGGQAVALAGEGGHIELMPATDDEWIAWRAAHRKVGRVSAERLLSGSGLSHIHAALAAEMGTLLLAPLQPAQVTAGAFERNDPLCQRAMAVFFGLLGSVAADVALVIGARGGVYLGGGILPRFVPALQASVFAERFVAKGRMRGWLEAVPVHVITASHPALAGLAQALAERLGDTAGNG; this is translated from the coding sequence ATGGCCACTACCGCATCCTTCTCCGCTGACTTCCCCCGCCTGCTCGGCGACGTAGGCGGCACCAACGTGCGCTTTGCGCTGGAAACCGCGCCCATGCGGATCGGCCGGGTGACGGCGCTGAAGGTGGCGGATTTCCCGTCGCTGGAGGCGGCGCTGCGCCAGTACCTCGACGGCCTGGCCGGCGCAGGCCAGCCCCTCCCGCGCCACGCGGCGATCGGCCTGGCCAATCCGGTGACCGGCGACCAGGTCCGGCTGACCAACCACAACTGGACCTTCTCGATCGACGGCATGCGGCGCGCGCTGGGGCTGCGGACACTGGTGGCCATCAACGACTTCACCGCGCTGGCGCTGGCGCTGCCGCACCTGGCCGCCGACGGCCTGGCGCAGGTGCGCGCCGGCACTGCGGTGCGCACCGCGCCGCTGGCGCTGGTCGGGCCCGGCACCGGGCTGGGCGTTTCCGGACTGGTGCCGGCGCCGGGGGGGCAAGCCGTGGCGCTGGCCGGCGAAGGCGGCCATATCGAGCTGATGCCCGCCACCGACGATGAATGGATCGCGTGGCGCGCGGCCCATCGCAAGGTCGGCCGGGTCTCGGCCGAGCGGCTGCTGAGCGGCAGCGGCCTGTCGCATATCCATGCCGCGCTGGCCGCAGAAATGGGTACGCTTTTGCTGGCGCCACTGCAGCCGGCGCAGGTCACCGCGGGCGCCTTCGAGCGCAACGACCCGCTGTGCCAGCGTGCCATGGCGGTGTTCTTCGGGCTGCTGGGCTCGGTCGCGGCCGATGTCGCGCTGGTGATCGGCGCGCGCGGCGGGGTCTACCTGGGCGGCGGCATCCTGCCGCGCTTCGTGCCGGCGCTGCAGGCCTCGGTGTTCGCCGAGCGCTTTGTCGCCAAGGGCCGCATGCGCGGCTGGCTCGAGGCGGTGCCGGTCCATGTCATTACCGCCAGCCATCCGGCGTTGGCCGGGCTGGCGCAAGCGCTGGCCGAACGCCTCGGCGACACGGCCGGGAACGGTTAG
- the pgl gene encoding 6-phosphogluconolactonase, translating into MRLFEHPTPMDQAEALAISIGNALELAVRVKGWAVLAVSGGRSPVAMFERLRHRHVRWDAVTITLVDERVVPPEHADSNAALVRAHLLREAAASAAFVPLIADAQDAAAPAQAVARANAAFRQPDVVVLGMGEDGHTASLFPDAPELQGALSEPQPGYVITHPSVAPHARITLNLAALLAAERVFLSVSGAAKAAVLERALQGPTPSLPVSLVLSRHRHGFDVFRT; encoded by the coding sequence ATGCGCCTGTTTGAACATCCCACGCCGATGGACCAGGCCGAGGCCCTGGCGATCTCGATCGGCAATGCGCTGGAGCTCGCCGTGCGTGTCAAGGGCTGGGCGGTGCTGGCGGTTTCGGGCGGACGCTCGCCGGTGGCCATGTTCGAGCGCCTGCGCCACCGGCACGTGCGCTGGGACGCCGTCACCATCACGCTGGTCGACGAACGCGTGGTGCCGCCCGAGCACGCCGACAGCAACGCCGCGCTGGTGCGTGCCCACCTGCTGCGCGAGGCCGCGGCCAGCGCCGCCTTCGTGCCGCTGATTGCCGACGCACAGGACGCCGCCGCGCCCGCGCAGGCGGTGGCGCGCGCCAATGCCGCGTTCCGCCAGCCCGACGTGGTGGTGCTGGGCATGGGCGAGGACGGCCACACCGCCTCGCTGTTCCCGGATGCGCCCGAACTGCAGGGCGCGTTGAGCGAGCCGCAGCCGGGCTACGTTATCACCCATCCATCGGTGGCGCCGCATGCGCGCATCACGCTGAACCTGGCCGCGCTGCTGGCCGCCGAGCGCGTGTTCCTGTCCGTCTCCGGCGCGGCCAAGGCGGCGGTGCTGGAGCGCGCGCTGCAGGGCCCCACGCCGTCATTGCCGGTGAGCCTGGTGCTGTCGCGGCACCGGCACGGGTTTGACGTGTTCAGGACCTGA